The DNA segment CATGTCTAATCAAGGTACAGCTCTAATGGGGATTGGAGTAGCAAAGGGCGATGGACGTGCGGTGGAAGCGGCCAAAAAGGCAATTTCTAGCCCATTACTCGAGACTTCAATCAATGGTGCTCAAGGAATATTAATGAATATTACCGGAGGAACCGATTTAAGTTTGTATGAAGTTCAAGAGGCTGCAGACCTTGTTGCTTCTGCAGCAGACCATGAATTAAACATGATTTTTGGTTCAATTATTAATGAAAATTTTAAAAATGAAATCATGATAACGGTGATAGCGACAGGCTTCTCAGATGAACAACCTTCACACAAAAATGTGTCATCTGTTCCTTCAAGGGAAGGGAAGTCTAGACCACAGTTTGGAACCCTTCAACCTAAACAGGAACCATATGTCCGTGAGGAATCGGTTGTTGATAACAGTCGACAGTTGAAGGAACAGGAAGAACCGAAAAATGATTATAGTCATCATCAAGTTCATGAGTCAGACGATTCACTTGATATTCCAACATTTTTACGAAATCGGAATAAAAGGAATAGATAGCCTTAGTTTGGGTACAAATAGAAGAGAAATAGAAGTTGAAAGAATAATAGCGAGCTCATTTCTATTATAGAAATGAGCTTTCCTTGTGGGATATCATCATATATTAGTCATGAAAATTGAACAAAAACCCAGCCAAATTCTTCGACATTAAGTTGGAATATTCGCAAAATAAATTTTATTGAAAGCGTATGCTATAATGATGATATAAAAATCACTGCAAGGAGTAATCGCTATGTTGAAAGATATTTTTATGAGTTTATCTCAAAACCAATTTCTAAATAGTGCTGCTAAAAAATATGGTTTAAAAATGGGGGCACAAAGTGTCGTTGCAGGAACGAATATTGAAGAAGTTATTAAAAGTATAAAAGAGCTGAACTCACACGGAATTTCTTGTACAGTGGATAATTTAGGAGAGTTCGTTTTTAATGAAGAAGAGGCAAATGCTGCAAAAGAACAAATCCTTAATGTAATTGAAGCGATTCATGAACATAAAGTGGATGCGCATATTTCTTTAAAACCTACTCAATTGGGCTTAGATATTGAATATTCTTTCTGTTTAAATAACTTAAGAGAAATTGTTGATCTAGCAAACCGTTATGGTATCTTTGTAAATATAGATATGGAGGATTATAGTCATTTAAGTCCTACATTTGATTTACTTGACGATCTTTCTTTAGAGTACGATAACGTTGGAACAGTTATTCAGTCTTATTTCCATCAGGCGCAAGAATATATAGAAAGATATAAAAATTATCGCATCCGAATTGTAAAAGGTGCGTATAAAGAATCACCAGAAATCGCTTACCAAGATAAAAATGATATTGATGCTAATTTTATTAAAATATCTGAATGGCATTTATTAAATGGTAAATTTACATCAATTGCTACTCATGACCATAGAATAATAAACTACTTAAAGGATTTTGTTAAAAAGAACAATATCCCAAATGACAAGTACGAGTTCCAAATGTTATATGGATTTAGAAAAGAGCTGCAATTAAAGTTGGCAAGTGAAGGATACAATTTCTGCACATATGTTCCTTTTGGTAATGACTGGTATGGATATTTCATGAGACGTCTAGCTGAACGGCCACAAAACTTAAATCTTGTTGCTAAACAAGTTTTCAACAAAAAAACAAATACAATTATTGGTGTAGCAGCAGGTGCATTCTTATTAGGTAAAATGACTAACAAG comes from the Neobacillus sp. PS2-9 genome and includes:
- a CDS encoding proline dehydrogenase family protein; the protein is MLKDIFMSLSQNQFLNSAAKKYGLKMGAQSVVAGTNIEEVIKSIKELNSHGISCTVDNLGEFVFNEEEANAAKEQILNVIEAIHEHKVDAHISLKPTQLGLDIEYSFCLNNLREIVDLANRYGIFVNIDMEDYSHLSPTFDLLDDLSLEYDNVGTVIQSYFHQAQEYIERYKNYRIRIVKGAYKESPEIAYQDKNDIDANFIKISEWHLLNGKFTSIATHDHRIINYLKDFVKKNNIPNDKYEFQMLYGFRKELQLKLASEGYNFCTYVPFGNDWYGYFMRRLAERPQNLNLVAKQVFNKKTNTIIGVAAGAFLLGKMTNKQTKKKRK